A single genomic interval of Cellulosilyticum sp. I15G10I2 harbors:
- a CDS encoding cupin domain-containing protein, with product MLNKRWVFHNETAPCEAASGVVRRVLAYNKDLMCVKNAFEEGAVGSLHHHPHTQITYVVSGEFEFEIEGEKKIVKQGDTMLKMDEVEHGCKCLKKGVLLDIFTPMREDFI from the coding sequence ATGTTAAACAAAAGATGGGTATTCCACAATGAAACAGCACCTTGTGAGGCAGCTAGTGGCGTTGTAAGAAGAGTTCTGGCATACAATAAAGATTTGATGTGTGTCAAGAATGCATTTGAAGAAGGGGCGGTAGGAAGTCTTCATCATCACCCCCACACACAGATTACTTATGTAGTCAGCGGTGAATTTGAGTTTGAAATTGAAGGCGAAAAGAAGATTGTAAAACAAGGAGATACAATGCTCAAAATGGATGAGGTGGAGCATGGCTGCAAATGCCTGAAAAAAGGTGTGCTGTTGGATATATTCACCCCTATGCGTGAGGATTTTATATAA